TTACCTAACAAAATGAAAAAACCTACAAGTATTGCAATGATGCCTAAGGATGTTCTGTTTTTACGCTTTTTTTTTTCATCGTCAACTATCTCGAAATCGGTTTCTTCGATGTCGGTAAATTTATTATTGTTCTTCTGTGTGTTAGTCTGATTTTCACTAGTTTTCATAGGAACAACCAATGCGAGAATAATATATATAAGCAGTCCGCCGCCACCAACAAGTGTCAGGAGTATAAATATTATTCTGATGATTACAGGGTCGATTACAAAAAATTCGCCCAAACCGGTACATACGCCGGCAACAAATTTGTTTTCTCTAACTCTGTAGAGTTTTTTTGCTTTATTTTCCATTGTTTTAATTGTTAAATGTTTGTTTGCCTTTTTGACAAGTATAAAACAAAAAGGTTACACTTTTTTGAAAATTTTTTTGAAATGATTTTTTTCCTCCGTGCAAAAATATTGCTCAAACTGTTGCTACTACATATGTTTCTTGGAGAAAAAAGTACTTGGACTTGCCACACGATGCAATCGTGCGGTAGCAAATGGGTATCTCGGAGAAAAAAGTACTTGGACTTGCCACACGATGCAATCGTGCGGTAGCAAATGGTTCGGTGCTACGCACCTTTATTTGAATTTTTGCTGTTTATGTTACAAATTGTGCGGTGCTACGCACCTTTTTGTACTTAACTTAGCCATTAGCTCTTGGCTCTTTATAATTAACAATTAGTAATCAACCCCGAAGTTTCGAGATTGTGGCAAAACAGTTTAACAAAGTCGCAGACTTACGCTTGATTTACAAAAGCGAGCGGTATGAAATTTTACTCATTTAAAAGCCTTTTTACGCAGAATATGTATAAAAGAAACGTTAAAAATTTCTGAATCCCTGTAAGAAATTTAGTTTCTTTTATACGGTTTTTATTGCCTAAAGGCAATAAAAAATTCCTTGTAAAAAGTGTCTTT
This Lentimicrobiaceae bacterium DNA region includes the following protein-coding sequences:
- a CDS encoding PspC domain-containing protein, whose amino-acid sequence is MENKAKKLYRVRENKFVAGVCTGLGEFFVIDPVIIRIIFILLTLVGGGGLLIYIILALVVPMKTSENQTNTQKNNNKFTDIEETDFEIVDDEKKKRKNRTSLGIIAILVGFFILLGNFIRYHDFVYIWPTLLVLGGIALLISGGNLFDRIDKNGKNENTTDVDDLYDEDLKK